A stretch of the Mycobacteroides immunogenum genome encodes the following:
- a CDS encoding glycoside hydrolase family 16 protein: MVNMDRRRMMAFSGLGMLAAAASMPEAWAQPSPQNPPMRPPAAPPTGKYVFVDEFDGPAGSAPDGSKWAISKARESMKDPTFWELPENVGQYRDDRKNVFLDGNSSLVIKAAKEGNTYYGGKIYSTTELGIGYTWEARIKFNCLTPGAWPAFWLGSDQDGEIDIVEWYGNGSWPAATTVHAKANGSEWKTHNLSLDSAWHTWRTQWDDKGIRFWRDYTDGAAPYFEVPANSLADWPFNNPGHKAFAVLNLAVAGSGGGDPRGGTYPAEMLVDWIRVW, translated from the coding sequence ATGGTGAACATGGATAGGCGCCGCATGATGGCGTTTTCAGGGCTTGGAATGTTGGCGGCCGCGGCTTCTATGCCGGAGGCGTGGGCGCAACCTTCTCCACAGAACCCACCGATGCGGCCGCCCGCGGCTCCCCCCACCGGCAAGTACGTCTTCGTCGACGAGTTCGACGGACCGGCGGGTTCGGCGCCCGACGGTTCGAAGTGGGCAATCTCGAAGGCTCGCGAGTCCATGAAGGACCCGACTTTCTGGGAGCTTCCCGAGAACGTCGGCCAGTACCGCGACGACCGCAAGAACGTGTTCCTGGACGGAAACTCGAGCCTGGTAATCAAGGCCGCCAAAGAGGGAAACACCTACTACGGTGGCAAGATCTACAGCACGACCGAACTGGGTATCGGCTACACCTGGGAAGCGCGCATCAAGTTCAACTGTCTGACGCCGGGGGCATGGCCCGCGTTCTGGCTCGGCAGCGACCAAGATGGTGAGATCGACATTGTCGAGTGGTACGGCAACGGCAGCTGGCCAGCGGCAACCACCGTGCACGCCAAAGCAAATGGCTCGGAGTGGAAGACACACAACCTTTCCCTCGACAGCGCCTGGCACACCTGGCGTACTCAATGGGATGACAAGGGCATTCGGTTCTGGAGGGACTACACCGACGGGGCTGCACCGTATTTCGAGGTTCCGGCCAATTCCCTGGCGGACTGGCCGTTCAATAATCCGGGACACAAGGCCTTTGCCGTGCTGAATCTGGCCGTGGCGGGATCCGGCGGCGGCGATCCCCGCGGGGGCACCTACCCCGCGGAGATGCTCGTCGACTGGATTCGTGTCTGGTAG
- a CDS encoding thioredoxin domain-containing protein yields MHAVKRLAMIIGLATAVLVWTPSVAVARAAESVPAGDVLSIGNPEAPGQVDLYLDPLCPYSGKMVQDQGEEIGRRIESGKLHINLRFVDFLDKYSASGTYDTRAIYASFVVADQSRSSDVTWRFIRQIYAKDQQPQEEGDTDLGNDQLATLAERVNAPQAAQDLIRLGLPVPFDGRVIAASNLPLLRAFPKSGVPMVVINGQPVDGESNWLSRIPR; encoded by the coding sequence ATGCACGCAGTGAAACGTCTTGCGATGATCATCGGTCTGGCCACCGCGGTCCTGGTCTGGACTCCCAGTGTCGCGGTGGCCCGTGCGGCCGAATCGGTGCCCGCGGGCGATGTGTTGTCTATCGGCAACCCCGAAGCGCCCGGACAGGTCGATCTCTATCTCGACCCGCTGTGCCCGTACAGCGGGAAGATGGTTCAAGACCAAGGCGAAGAAATCGGTCGGCGCATCGAATCCGGAAAGCTGCACATCAACCTTCGATTCGTGGATTTCCTCGATAAGTACTCGGCCAGCGGCACATACGACACTCGTGCGATCTACGCCAGCTTTGTGGTCGCCGACCAATCGCGCTCAAGCGATGTCACCTGGCGGTTTATCCGACAGATCTACGCGAAGGATCAGCAGCCCCAGGAAGAAGGGGATACCGACTTGGGCAATGACCAGCTGGCAACACTGGCCGAGCGTGTCAACGCGCCCCAGGCCGCACAAGATCTGATCCGGCTCGGGCTGCCAGTCCCGTTTGACGGCCGCGTCATCGCGGCGAGTAACCTGCCGCTGTTACGCGCATTCCCCAAATCCGGCGTACCCATGGTTGTCATCAATGGTCAGCCCGTCGACGGAGAATCCAACTGGCTGAGCCGCATCCCTCGGTAA
- a CDS encoding TetR family transcriptional regulator gives MNPSADIRRKFRTPDEPEPLRGADASRERLLQATHELLIETGGAEPSVSQICARAGMQAGMVSYCFGGKRQLLNALLYRSTDDVLEELRNLAASDLSPTEKLRKHVRGMIANFVRYPYAQHISEILAATEPETRPVTERFAAPTLDFYRDLVAEGVTAGEFRADVDSNLLFFTTVGMCEFLFAAKSWLPLAGEQLDDQLLERFAEHCAGVLLNGIAGTGT, from the coding sequence GTGAACCCGTCCGCCGATATCCGCCGGAAGTTCCGCACACCCGACGAGCCCGAGCCGCTACGAGGCGCGGACGCCTCCCGGGAGCGCTTACTGCAGGCGACCCATGAGTTGCTCATCGAGACCGGCGGGGCCGAACCATCCGTCAGCCAGATCTGCGCGCGGGCCGGGATGCAGGCCGGGATGGTCAGCTACTGTTTTGGCGGCAAGCGCCAGCTGTTGAATGCCCTGTTGTACCGGTCAACCGACGACGTGCTGGAAGAACTGCGCAATCTCGCCGCCTCCGACCTGTCACCGACGGAAAAGTTGCGCAAGCATGTCCGCGGCATGATCGCCAACTTTGTGCGATACCCGTACGCACAACACATCAGCGAGATACTGGCGGCCACTGAGCCCGAAACACGGCCCGTCACAGAACGTTTCGCGGCGCCCACGCTCGACTTCTACCGAGATCTCGTCGCAGAGGGGGTCACCGCCGGCGAATTTCGCGCCGACGTCGACTCCAACCTGTTGTTCTTCACAACGGTGGGCATGTGCGAATTCCTGTTCGCCGCCAAGAGCTGGTTGCCGCTCGCGGGAGAGCAGCTGGACGACCAGTTGCTCGAACGATTCGCCGAGCATTGCGCCGGGGTACTGCTCAACGGGATCGCGGGCACAGGCACCTAG
- a CDS encoding HpcH/HpaI aldolase/citrate lyase family protein has protein sequence MVTVNSKVSRSWLLVNPSREPDLDAAVTSTGADEVILDLEDAVAPNEKEPARARVLEYLNSGGRAWVRVNDASSDFWSADCRTLADAHGLKGVVLAKTEGGNHMWDTANRLGGEIPVIALIETARGLSRVHDIAAARPCFRIAFGVNDYTLDIGVEQDPLALAYSRSQLVVASRAAHLPGPIDGPTRDPADLPQGVALARRMGMTGKLALHSSDADTINKGLSPSDEDVSWAQDFVERFNSQGGKPKDGSDLPRLNRARIILERAKMLGLISSERSAGTTPPR, from the coding sequence GTGGTGACAGTGAATTCGAAGGTTTCACGCTCATGGCTGCTGGTCAATCCATCCCGGGAGCCCGATCTCGACGCCGCCGTTACCTCCACGGGTGCCGACGAGGTAATCCTGGATCTGGAAGATGCCGTCGCGCCCAATGAGAAAGAGCCAGCACGGGCACGCGTGCTGGAATATCTCAACTCCGGCGGTCGGGCATGGGTGCGTGTCAATGACGCCTCCAGCGATTTCTGGTCCGCCGACTGCCGAACACTCGCTGACGCCCACGGCCTCAAGGGCGTAGTCCTCGCCAAAACCGAGGGTGGAAATCATATGTGGGACACTGCCAATCGCCTGGGCGGTGAAATTCCGGTGATCGCGCTCATCGAGACCGCGCGCGGGCTCTCCCGCGTGCACGACATCGCCGCCGCCCGCCCCTGTTTTCGCATCGCCTTCGGCGTCAACGACTACACGCTTGACATCGGCGTCGAGCAAGACCCACTGGCGCTGGCGTACAGCCGTTCTCAACTGGTGGTGGCCTCACGCGCCGCGCATCTCCCTGGGCCTATCGACGGCCCGACACGCGATCCTGCTGACCTGCCCCAAGGAGTTGCGCTGGCACGCCGCATGGGCATGACCGGAAAGCTCGCCCTGCACTCATCCGATGCCGACACCATCAACAAGGGCTTGAGCCCGTCCGATGAAGACGTTTCGTGGGCACAGGACTTCGTGGAGCGCTTCAACAGCCAGGGCGGAAAGCCCAAAGACGGCAGTGATCTGCCCCGGCTCAACCGCGCCCGGATCATCCTGGAACGGGCCAAGATGCTCGGACTGATCAGCTCGGAGCGGTCAGCCGGGACAACGCCGCCACGGTGA
- a CDS encoding Dps family protein, which produces MTNTARLSESDVKHFSASPTLSNNLQRVLVDLIELHLQGKQAHWNVVGTNFRDLHLQLDELVDFAREGSDTIAERMRALYAVPDGRSDTVTASTSLPQFPPYERSTGDVVDLITIRIQAAVNTLRAVHDEVDNEDPTTADILHQLIDGLEKLAWLIASENRKV; this is translated from the coding sequence ATGACGAACACAGCCCGTCTCTCAGAATCCGATGTCAAGCACTTCAGCGCCTCGCCGACGCTGTCGAACAACCTGCAACGCGTCCTCGTGGACCTGATCGAGCTTCACTTGCAGGGCAAGCAGGCGCACTGGAACGTCGTCGGCACCAACTTCCGCGATCTGCATCTGCAATTGGATGAGCTGGTCGACTTCGCTCGCGAAGGCAGCGACACCATCGCCGAACGCATGCGTGCCCTGTATGCCGTGCCCGACGGCCGGTCGGACACCGTCACGGCCAGCACCTCACTGCCCCAATTCCCGCCGTATGAGCGCAGCACCGGCGATGTGGTGGACCTCATCACCATCCGGATTCAGGCCGCGGTCAATACGCTGCGCGCCGTACACGACGAGGTGGACAACGAAGATCCCACCACAGCCGACATCCTGCACCAGCTGATCGATGGGCTGGAGAAGCTGGCCTGGCTGATCGCATCCGAGAACCGCAAGGTGTAG
- a CDS encoding NAD(P)/FAD-dependent oxidoreductase, with translation MSHPIETKLSVDVIVIGGGMSGASIAYELAQHRTVALLERESTLAFHTTGRSAATFIENYGNPVIRMLTAASRDFFTDPREGFDAPLATSIPLLIIADAAHTEALRDAHRQAAALGSNTELVDGAVAGEINPYLRPGYTQLATIDLSPMELDVHGLHQGYVRGLRGRGGTIVKSAGITRATRQGSRWVLQDSSDRVFEAGTVVNAAGAWCDELAQLFGARPVGIQPLRRTAFMASAPRPDAHGSLPMTLDASDAFYFKPDGAQFLCSPADETPQAPGDPRPDELEMARAIGMINEATTLGIRSVNSAWAGLRSFTADRTPVVGADPGAEGFFWYAAQGGYGIQMAPALARVGAALAMSAPMPDDLAIRGLTAEVLAPGRDSLRVHG, from the coding sequence GTGAGTCACCCCATCGAGACCAAACTCTCCGTCGATGTCATCGTCATCGGCGGCGGTATGTCGGGAGCCTCGATCGCGTATGAGTTGGCCCAGCACCGAACCGTGGCGCTGCTCGAGCGAGAATCCACGCTGGCCTTCCACACCACCGGGCGATCAGCAGCCACCTTCATCGAGAACTACGGAAATCCCGTCATCCGGATGCTGACCGCGGCCAGCCGCGACTTCTTCACCGATCCCCGCGAGGGCTTCGACGCGCCACTGGCCACCTCGATCCCGCTCCTGATCATCGCGGACGCGGCGCACACGGAAGCGCTCCGCGACGCACACCGCCAGGCCGCCGCGCTGGGAAGCAACACCGAGCTGGTCGACGGCGCGGTGGCCGGCGAGATCAACCCGTACCTGCGCCCTGGGTACACCCAACTGGCGACAATCGATCTGTCCCCGATGGAGCTGGACGTCCACGGGCTGCACCAGGGTTATGTACGCGGTCTGCGCGGGCGCGGCGGAACCATCGTGAAGTCGGCCGGGATCACGCGCGCGACCCGGCAGGGTAGCCGCTGGGTCCTGCAAGACTCCTCGGACCGGGTATTCGAAGCGGGCACCGTCGTCAACGCCGCTGGTGCCTGGTGCGACGAACTCGCTCAGCTCTTCGGCGCTCGTCCGGTGGGTATCCAGCCGCTGCGACGTACCGCCTTCATGGCCTCTGCTCCGCGCCCCGATGCGCACGGCTCGCTTCCGATGACCCTGGACGCGTCCGATGCCTTCTACTTCAAACCCGATGGCGCGCAGTTCCTCTGCTCGCCTGCCGACGAGACCCCGCAGGCGCCCGGAGACCCCCGGCCCGACGAATTGGAGATGGCACGGGCGATCGGGATGATCAACGAGGCAACCACACTTGGCATCCGGTCCGTCAATTCCGCGTGGGCAGGCCTGCGTTCCTTCACCGCCGACCGCACGCCCGTAGTCGGTGCCGATCCGGGGGCCGAGGGATTCTTCTGGTACGCGGCCCAGGGCGGCTACGGCATCCAGATGGCACCTGCTCTTGCCCGCGTTGGCGCCGCGCTGGCAATGAGCGCACCCATGCCGGACGATCTGGCCATTCGTGGCCTGACGGCGGAAGTGCTGGCACCCGGCCGTGACTCGTTGCGCGTGCACGGCTAG
- a CDS encoding M20 family metallopeptidase, with the protein MPITLPDNWADHVDDLADFYRDLHQNPELSFQEYRTAGKIEEAIAPLGLEVTAGVGGTGVVAVLRNGPGPVVWLRADFDALPVLEQTGLSYASTARATDPDGKDVPVMHACGHDMHVAALVGTLRLLNELKPTWSGTVVAVFQPAEEVGGGANAMIADGILDRFPKPEIVLGQHVGPLPAGMIGYKTGTALAASDSLKMQLFGRGGHGSQPESTIDPVVMASNVVQRLQTIVSRELSPFEPAVVTVGYLHAGAKDNIIPDDAELGINVRTFNEDVRKKTLASITRIAQAESAASGSEKEPAVTSMHTFPVTVVDDAAMQAIAAVFREHFGAERILESPSPLAGSEDVGVFGTTAGVPTAFWFWGGYEQQRFEDAAAAGKPVPSNHSPEFAPVLEPTLVTGIEALTVAALSRLTAPS; encoded by the coding sequence ATGCCGATTACGTTGCCCGACAACTGGGCTGACCATGTGGACGACTTGGCCGACTTCTATCGCGATCTGCATCAGAATCCGGAATTGTCGTTCCAGGAGTATCGAACCGCCGGAAAAATCGAGGAGGCCATCGCGCCCCTCGGGCTTGAGGTGACGGCGGGTGTCGGCGGCACCGGGGTGGTTGCCGTGCTGCGCAACGGACCTGGTCCGGTGGTCTGGTTGCGGGCCGACTTCGACGCACTGCCCGTGCTGGAGCAAACGGGCCTTTCCTATGCGAGCACGGCCCGCGCTACCGATCCCGACGGCAAGGACGTTCCCGTCATGCATGCGTGTGGCCACGATATGCATGTCGCCGCTCTGGTGGGCACGTTGCGGCTGCTGAATGAACTCAAGCCGACGTGGTCGGGAACGGTGGTCGCGGTGTTCCAGCCGGCCGAGGAAGTGGGCGGCGGCGCGAACGCGATGATCGCCGACGGCATCCTCGACCGATTCCCCAAACCCGAGATCGTCCTAGGCCAGCACGTCGGTCCGCTTCCGGCGGGCATGATCGGTTACAAGACGGGTACCGCCCTTGCGGCCTCGGACTCGTTGAAGATGCAGCTCTTCGGGCGGGGTGGCCATGGCTCGCAACCGGAATCGACGATCGATCCGGTAGTGATGGCATCGAACGTGGTGCAGCGTCTCCAGACGATCGTTTCGCGCGAGCTGTCGCCGTTCGAACCCGCTGTGGTCACCGTCGGCTATCTACACGCGGGAGCGAAGGACAACATCATCCCCGACGACGCCGAGCTCGGCATCAATGTCCGCACCTTCAACGAGGACGTCCGGAAGAAGACATTGGCCTCCATCACACGGATCGCGCAGGCGGAGTCGGCGGCATCTGGCTCCGAGAAGGAACCGGCGGTCACATCGATGCACACGTTCCCGGTCACCGTCGTAGATGACGCCGCGATGCAGGCGATAGCCGCGGTGTTCCGTGAGCACTTCGGCGCCGAACGGATACTGGAGTCTCCGAGCCCGCTGGCGGGCAGCGAGGATGTCGGAGTCTTCGGGACCACCGCAGGCGTCCCCACCGCGTTCTGGTTCTGGGGAGGCTACGAGCAACAGCGCTTCGAAGACGCGGCAGCGGCCGGAAAGCCGGTGCCGTCCAACCACTCTCCCGAATTCGCGCCGGTGCTCGAACCCACACTCGTAACGGGGATTGAGGCGCTCACCGTGGCGGCGTTGTCCCGGCTGACCGCTCCGAGCTGA